From Streptosporangium album, the proteins below share one genomic window:
- a CDS encoding bifunctional DNA primase/polymerase, translating into MVGVPLTRRGRRRTHPKQTIGSVLEYAALGWASCPGARPLQGGSRACSCDRVGCPDPGAHPLSRAWQMQATTDPAVLTRWWQHEPEANVILPTGRVFDVFDVPAAAGLTALASMDAAGAATGPVAANGDRVLFYVATRNVAEDEDEWWSCPLDVGPSAIDEMPGLRWHCRDSYVLAPPSVLPSGRAGSWLRPPDGRPLPDPLRVLDLLADVCD; encoded by the coding sequence ATGGTGGGGGTACCGCTGACTCGTCGTGGCAGACGACGCACTCACCCGAAGCAGACGATCGGCTCCGTGCTGGAGTACGCCGCCCTGGGCTGGGCGAGCTGTCCCGGCGCCCGGCCGCTGCAGGGCGGTTCCCGCGCCTGTTCCTGTGACCGTGTGGGCTGTCCCGACCCGGGTGCGCACCCGCTCTCACGGGCCTGGCAGATGCAGGCCACCACCGACCCCGCGGTGCTCACCCGCTGGTGGCAGCACGAGCCCGAGGCGAATGTGATCCTCCCCACCGGCCGCGTCTTCGACGTCTTCGACGTACCGGCCGCCGCGGGGCTCACCGCCCTCGCGAGCATGGACGCCGCCGGAGCGGCGACGGGCCCGGTCGCCGCCAACGGCGACCGGGTCCTGTTCTATGTGGCCACCCGTAACGTCGCCGAGGACGAGGACGAATGGTGGTCCTGCCCCCTCGACGTCGGCCCGTCGGCCATCGATGAGATGCCCGGCCTGCGCTGGCACTGCCGTGACAGCTACGTCCTCGCCCCGCCCTCGGTCCTGCCGTCCGGCCGGGCCGGCTCCTGGCTCCGCCCCCCGGACGGCC